One window of the Cotesia glomerata isolate CgM1 linkage group LG10, MPM_Cglom_v2.3, whole genome shotgun sequence genome contains the following:
- the LOC123272513 gene encoding box C/D snoRNA protein 1, with translation METVTKLEKCEVCDKTQAKYSCPKCEVRTCSLACCRIHKRDLDCNGIRDKTKFIPLNKFTDLDLISDYRVLEELGRTVDQLQRDGSKTFKFSNNFSARESKLKQRASQSGVKLEFLPRNFSRHQENTSYFNWKSKELFWTIEWIFPQAENIKWISKKVLETTRLSELVENVLDPLNSSEKDDDEANKRILSDKLQFYRGAGLSGLEILLKAEKVEKSSSRFYKLDPTSSLQKNLSNKIIIEFPTVHVVFKDHVDMYEIVDSDDEDAKDSIDQPQSYGNKRKRRQQDNKSNDKRPVNYLFHHESSDSEEEINKNNDGNFSLSSIPNYYEFVQT, from the exons ATGGAAACAGTCACCAA attGGAAAAATGTGAGGTGTGCGATAAGACTCAAGCAAAATACTCGTGTCCTAAGTGTGAGGTTAGAACATGCAGTCTGGCATGTTGTCGAATACACAAGAGAGATTTGGATTGCAATGGGATTCGtgataaaactaaatttattcctttaaataaattcacagATTTGGATTTAATTAgtg aTTATAGAGTACTTGAAGAACTCGGTAGGACTGTAGATCAACTCCAAAGAGATGGATCTAAGACATTCAAATTTTCCAACAATTTTTCAgca cgTGAAAGCAAACTGAAACAAAGAGCCTCACAGAGTGGagtaaaattggaatttttaccGAGAAATTTCAGCAGACACCAAGAAAATACTTCATATTTTAATTGGAAATCAAAAGAATTGTTCTGGACAATAGAGTGGATTTTTCCTCAAGCTGAAAATATTAAGTGGATTTCTAAAAA GGTTTTAGAAACAACTAGGCTTTCTGAACTTGTGGAAAATGTACTGGACCCATTGAATTCTTCAGAAAAAGACGATGATGAAGCAAATAAACGAATACTCAGtgataaattacaattttatcgCGGTGCGGGATTATCTGGCTTAGAAATTCTATTAAAAGccgaaaaagttgaaaaatcaaGCTcaagattttataaattagatCCAACGTCGAGCttacagaaaaatttatcaaataaaataattatagagTTCCCAACTGTCCATGTAGTTTTTAAAGATCATGTTGATATGTATGAAATAGTTGACTCAG atgaCGAAGATGCCAAGGATTCAATTGACCAGCCACAAAGTTATGGTAATAAACGTAAGAGACGTCAGCAGGATAACAAAAGCAATGACAAGCGGcctgtaaattatttatttcatcacGAGTCATCAGACTCAGAAGAagagattaataaaaataacgacGGCAATTTCAGTCTATCTAGTATTCCTAATTACTATGAATTTGTACAaacgtaa
- the LOC123272529 gene encoding vesicle-trafficking protein SEC22b-B, producing the protein MVLLTMIARIADGLPLAATMQEDEQSGKSILEYQNQAKMLFRKLGPQSPARCTIETGPYLFHYLIENDVCYLVLCERNWSKRLAYSYLEDIAQEFYAQYGKRVNTVTRPYTFIEFDTYIQKAKKSFSDGRSRRNMNTLNSQLQDVQRIMVQNIDDVLQRGTVLSELDSKTQNLSMLSQKYKKNATNLNSKSMYVKAVAGLVAFLVFLLYFFIL; encoded by the exons atggtGTTACTTACAATGATTGCCAGGATAGCAGATGGGCTACCGCTTGCTGCGACAATGCAAGAGGATGAGCAg aGTGGGAAAAGCATACTGGAGTATCAGAACCAAGCCAAAATGTTGTTTAGAAAATTAGGACCTCAGTCTCCGGCTAGGTGTACTATAGAAACTGGTCCCTATCTCTTTCA ttatttgaTCGAGAATGACGTGTGTTATTTGGTACTTTGTGAAAGAAATTGGAGCAAACGTCTGGCTTACAGTTATTTAGAAGATATTGCACAAGAATTTTATGCACAGTATGGAAAGCGTGTCAATACAGTGACCAGACCGTATACATTTATTGAATTTGATACGTATATTCAGAAAGCTAAAAAGTCTTTCTCCGATGGAAGGTCAAGGAGAAATATGAACACACTCAATAGTCAACTGCAAGATGTACAGAGGATTATGGTACAAAATATTGACGACGTTTTACAACGAGGAACTGTTTTATCAg agTTGGACTCGAAAACTCAAAACCTTTCCATGCTATCacaaaagtacaaaaaaaatgcgACAAATTTAAACAGTAAGTCAATGTATGTTAAAGCTGTCGCTGGTTTAGTTGCATTCctcgtatttttattatacttttttattttgtaa
- the LOC123272496 gene encoding zinc finger CCCH-type with G patch domain-containing protein, translating to MTDVDSLREAIEQYEAQLSQVQLALTTATEGHDKDNLLSLQSDIQELIALTKESLRSAEGKDTSDNEDDGLSDSQDEEDDPMAKEYAMFKAELEEEEEEESKTKDENEQQESSSNSNSIEDDLKTLEGMKCRAPHGSSWGGTGFHNAMVSSILRHNQDNITSINDIMVKVLFINPIHKEMLPCSYFLNGSCKFSDDKCHYSHGEIVPFSSLQEYREPDYSTIKMGSRVLGKDKNGIWHRSVVIKAPEKEGDYYRIKFESSGNILELDIHDLLPLYDDEILAMSDTSDSDESDVNYNNQQDIDKDKNNKEELINKSLFQLNSTEPLGKWEQHTRGMGSKLMAQMGYILGTGLGKKSDGRVVPVEATVLPAGKSLDHCMKLRENAGCDENLFTVEKRMMKQTRKLEKQQEKQYQREKTRDKNVFNFINNTLGDKPKDNSKPSSSNSRKSLKTESTRDLNVASFRISEDITKLERESSKLMTSLGKHPKGSIPYNNLVVQYNDKQNKLTHLRSKQKNITAEQNDRKDKLIIF from the exons ATGACAGATGTAGATAGTTTACGAGAAGCTATTGAACAATACGAGGCTCAG CTGTCTCAAGTTCAATTGGCACTTACCACTGCTACTGAAGGACACGATAAAGATAATTTACTTAGTCTTCAATCGGATATTCAAGAGCTTATTGCATTAACTAAAGAAAGTTTACGAAGTGCTGAAGGAAAGGATACTAGTGACAATGAAGATGATGGTTTGTCTGACAGTCAAGATGAAGAAGACGATCCCATGGCTAAAGAATATGCAATGTTTaag GCTGAattagaagaagaagaagaagaagagtcAAAAACTAAAGACGAGAATGAGCAACAGGAGTCATCATCTAATAGTAATTCAATAGAa GATGATCTTAAGACATTAGAAGGTATGAAATGTCGTGCTCCACATGGTAGCAGCTGGGGTGGCACTGGTTTTCACAATGCCATGGTTTCTTCTATCCTTAGACATAATCAAGATAATATTACCAGTATTAACGATATTAtg gtcaaagtattatttattaacccAATTCATAAAGAAATGTTACCATGTTCATACTTTCTTAATGGATCATGTAAATTTTCTGATGATAAATGTCATTACTCACATGGAGAAATAGTCCCGTTTTCTAGTTTACAGGAATACAG AGAGCCTGATTATTCAACGATAAAAATGGGTAGCCGTGTATTAGGTAAAGATAAAAATGGAATATGGCACAGATCTGTTGTAATAAAAGCACCCGAGAAAGAAGGCGATTATTACcgaataaaatttgaatctaGTGGTAACATTTTAGAATTAGATATCCATGACCTTTTACCACTTTATGACGATGAAATATTAGCTATGTCTGACACGTCAGACAGCGATGAATCCGacgtaaattataataatcaacAAGATATTgacaaagataaaaataataaagaggAACTAATCAATAAATCACTGTTTCAATTGAACTCAACGGAGCCGCTCGGCAAGTGGGAGCAACATACTCGTGGAATGGGAAGCAAATTGATGGCACAAATGGGATATATACTAGGTACTGGATTAGGCAAAAAGTCTGACGGTCGGGTAGTACCAGTAGAAGCAACCGTTTTGCCTGCTGGAAAATCTCTAGATCACTGTATGAAACTCCGCGAAAATGCTGGATGCgacgaaaatttatttaccgtTGAGAAGAGAATGATGAAACAGACACGTAAGCTGGAAAAACAGCAGGAAAAGCAGTATCAGAGAGAAAAAACCCgtgataaaaatgtttttaattttattaacaataccCTCGGTGATAAAC CAAAAGATAATAGCAAGCCTAGCAGTTCAAATAGcagaaaaagtttaaaaacagAATCAACTCGCGATTTAAATGTCGCGAGCTTCCGAATCAGTGAAGATATTACGAAACTTGAACGTGAATCATCCAAACTGATGACCTCTTTGGGAAAACATCCCAAAGGAAGCATTCCGTATAACAATCTCGTTGTACAATAtaatgataaacaaaataaactaACGCATTTACGTTCTAAACAGAAAAATATAACCGCTGAACAGAATGACAGAAAGGATAaactaattatattttga